In a single window of the Candidatus Krumholzibacteriia bacterium genome:
- a CDS encoding phosphate ABC transporter substrate-binding protein has protein sequence MKRTVCGILSITLMACLAGAAAAQVTAVDAKLPVYEKVDGIQGNLSSIGSDTMNNLMTLWAESFRKYYPAVRIQVEGKGSSTAPPALIEGTAQLGPMSRNMKADEVDAFEKKYGFKPTRLHTSLDALAVFVHKDNPLKSLSLDQVDAVFSKTRKRGYSQDIVHWDQLGLEGDWARKPVSVYGRNSASGTYGFFKEEALKKGDYKDTVKEQPGSASVVQGITEDRFGIGYSGIGYRTSGVKPLALAPQQGAAPVEGSYENCLNGTYPLGRYLNLYVSKDPAKPMDPLVREFVRFIFSKEGQEIVVKDGYYPLTAAMCVEELQRLGVELKLSSN, from the coding sequence GTGAAGCGCACGGTGTGTGGGATCCTGTCGATCACCCTGATGGCGTGCCTGGCCGGCGCCGCCGCCGCTCAGGTCACCGCGGTGGACGCGAAACTGCCGGTCTACGAGAAGGTGGACGGCATTCAAGGTAACCTGTCGAGCATCGGCTCGGACACCATGAACAACCTGATGACGCTCTGGGCCGAGAGCTTCCGGAAGTACTATCCGGCGGTGCGTATCCAGGTCGAGGGCAAGGGCTCGAGCACGGCGCCCCCGGCGCTCATCGAGGGCACGGCGCAGCTGGGCCCGATGTCGCGCAACATGAAGGCGGACGAGGTCGATGCCTTCGAGAAGAAGTACGGCTTCAAGCCGACGCGCCTGCACACCTCGTTGGACGCGCTGGCGGTCTTCGTGCACAAGGACAATCCCCTGAAGTCGCTCAGCCTGGATCAAGTGGACGCGGTGTTCTCCAAGACCCGCAAGCGCGGTTACTCGCAGGACATCGTGCACTGGGACCAGCTCGGTCTCGAGGGCGACTGGGCGCGCAAGCCGGTCAGCGTCTACGGCCGCAACTCCGCCTCGGGCACCTACGGTTTCTTCAAGGAAGAGGCGCTCAAGAAGGGCGACTACAAGGACACGGTGAAGGAGCAGCCGGGGTCGGCTTCGGTGGTGCAAGGCATCACCGAGGACCGTTTCGGCATCGGCTACAGCGGCATCGGCTACCGGACCTCGGGCGTGAAGCCCCTGGCGCTCGCTCCCCAGCAGGGCGCGGCGCCGGTGGAAGGCAGCTACGAGAACTGCCTCAACGGCACCTATCCGCTCGGCCGCTACTTGAATCTGTACGTGTCCAAGGACCCTGCCAAGCCCATGGATCCCCTGGTGCGCGAGTTCGTGCGCTTCATCTTCAGCAAGGAAGGCCAGGAGATCGTGGTGAAGGACGGCTACTACCCGCTCACCGCCGCGATGTGCGTGGAGGAGTTGCAGCGGCTCGGTGTGGAGCTGAAGCTCTCCAGCAACTAG
- a CDS encoding ABC transporter permease subunit, with product MSHGWRSTPRFWDRLARICITAGGLTLVAAVLAILVFIVREASPLAGRARVTPETAPPAPAAGALLAGTDDYRQLGFLVQPRGTRIFRLQDGALLDEVPAPCDSTATLTAATYAPATGLLALGSSDGHAAIARIESEARFQEGGRTLVAKQRLLGVAVLDSLARPLLQLSADRDAEGALAIAALAGDTPTAAALCYAFIDAEGEPLVTARLDAALEGKIPTSVVVSLEAGLLAAGTQDGTLFFWDLGEPDKPALEDHVNASDHRLGALQMLLGGQTLLVGADSGEISVWFRVRYARVRNDGQTSYRVEGADIAPGESRLFLDHDLGKRLAHLQDLHVETAGNPWTRVRSFRVHDAPVTQIAPSPRVRGFASLDAAGTVALHHATSERTLAVLEAALDHGRSLVFAPRGDGLVGLDAAGRAHVWGVHNPHPEASMSALFGKVWYEGYAAPAHVWQSTGGSDDFEPKLSLVPLFAGTLKGTLYAMLFSVPLAILGALYLSQLATPALRNLVKPAVELMAAVPSVVVGFLAALWLAPLLEAHLAAWGTAVLFLPLGLAAALGAWMLLPRTWRLAAPLGTELFFMLPFLAAAAWLGASLGAPAERWLFGGDLQQWMYGRYGVHYDQRNCVVVGMALGVAVIPIIFSICDDAMSSVPPSLTSAAFALGASRWQTALHVILPAASPGIFAAVMLGLGRAIGETMIVLMATGNTPILDFSPFNGMRTMSAAIAVEIPEAAQGGTLYRILFLTGTLLFVFTFLINTGADLISRHLRKRYAQF from the coding sequence ATGAGCCACGGATGGCGATCGACGCCGCGCTTCTGGGATCGACTGGCCCGCATCTGCATCACCGCCGGCGGGCTGACCCTGGTGGCGGCGGTGCTGGCCATCTTGGTCTTCATCGTGCGCGAAGCTTCTCCCCTCGCGGGACGGGCCCGGGTGACGCCAGAGACGGCGCCACCCGCGCCCGCCGCGGGGGCGTTGCTGGCCGGGACCGATGACTATCGCCAGCTCGGTTTCCTGGTGCAGCCGCGAGGCACGCGCATCTTCCGTTTGCAAGACGGCGCCCTCCTGGACGAGGTGCCGGCGCCGTGTGACAGCACCGCCACCCTCACTGCCGCCACCTACGCTCCCGCCACGGGCCTCCTCGCGCTCGGCTCCTCGGATGGTCACGCCGCCATCGCTCGCATCGAAAGCGAAGCGCGTTTTCAAGAAGGCGGCCGGACGCTGGTGGCGAAGCAGCGCTTGCTCGGCGTGGCGGTGCTCGACAGCCTAGCGCGGCCGCTCCTCCAGCTGAGTGCGGACCGCGACGCGGAGGGCGCTCTCGCCATCGCCGCCCTCGCGGGCGACACGCCCACGGCGGCGGCGCTCTGCTATGCCTTCATCGATGCCGAGGGTGAACCGCTGGTGACGGCTCGGCTCGACGCCGCTCTCGAGGGCAAGATTCCGACGTCCGTGGTCGTTTCGCTCGAGGCGGGCCTGCTCGCCGCCGGCACGCAGGACGGCACGCTCTTCTTCTGGGACCTGGGAGAGCCGGACAAGCCGGCGCTCGAGGACCATGTCAACGCCTCTGACCATCGACTCGGCGCGCTGCAGATGCTGCTCGGCGGGCAGACGCTCCTGGTGGGCGCCGACAGCGGCGAGATCAGCGTCTGGTTCCGGGTGCGCTATGCCCGGGTGCGCAACGACGGCCAGACCTCCTACCGTGTCGAAGGTGCCGACATCGCCCCGGGAGAATCGCGGCTCTTCCTCGACCACGATCTCGGCAAGCGCTTGGCACACCTCCAGGATCTGCACGTGGAGACGGCCGGCAATCCTTGGACGCGGGTGCGAAGCTTCCGCGTCCACGACGCCCCGGTGACGCAGATCGCGCCGTCGCCGCGCGTCCGCGGCTTTGCCAGCCTGGACGCGGCGGGCACCGTGGCGCTGCACCATGCCACCTCGGAGCGCACGCTGGCGGTGCTCGAGGCTGCTCTCGATCACGGCCGCAGCCTCGTGTTCGCACCCCGCGGCGACGGTCTGGTAGGGCTCGATGCCGCGGGCCGTGCCCACGTTTGGGGCGTGCACAACCCGCATCCCGAGGCCAGCATGAGCGCGCTGTTCGGCAAGGTGTGGTACGAGGGCTATGCGGCGCCGGCCCATGTCTGGCAATCCACCGGCGGCTCCGACGATTTCGAACCGAAGCTGAGCCTCGTGCCTCTCTTCGCCGGCACGCTGAAGGGCACGCTTTACGCCATGCTCTTCTCTGTACCCCTCGCCATCCTGGGAGCTCTGTACCTCTCGCAGCTCGCCACACCGGCACTGCGCAACCTGGTGAAACCAGCGGTGGAACTGATGGCCGCGGTGCCGAGTGTCGTCGTCGGCTTCTTGGCGGCTCTGTGGTTGGCGCCGCTCCTCGAGGCGCACCTGGCGGCATGGGGCACCGCCGTGCTGTTCCTGCCCCTCGGGCTCGCTGCGGCGCTCGGAGCCTGGATGCTCCTGCCACGGACATGGCGGCTGGCGGCGCCGCTGGGAACGGAGCTCTTCTTCATGCTGCCCTTCTTGGCGGCCGCAGCGTGGCTCGGTGCCTCGCTCGGGGCCCCAGCGGAGCGCTGGCTCTTCGGCGGCGATCTGCAGCAATGGATGTACGGCCGCTACGGCGTGCACTACGACCAGCGCAACTGCGTCGTTGTCGGCATGGCTCTCGGTGTCGCCGTCATTCCCATCATCTTCTCGATCTGCGACGACGCCATGTCGAGCGTGCCGCCTTCGCTCACCAGCGCCGCATTCGCGCTCGGGGCGAGCCGCTGGCAGACGGCGTTGCACGTGATCCTACCGGCGGCGAGCCCGGGGATTTTCGCCGCCGTCATGCTCGGCCTCGGCCGCGCCATCGGCGAGACGATGATCGTGCTCATGGCGACGGGGAACACCCCGATCCTGGACTTCTCGCCCTTCAACGGCATGCGCACCATGTCCGCCGCGATCGCCGTCGAGATTCCCGAAGCCGCGCAGGGGGGAACGCTCTACCGCATCCTTTTCCTCACCGGCACCTTGCTCTTCGTCTTCACCTTCTTGATCAACACCGGCGCCGATCTGATCTCCCGGCACTTGCGGAAACGTTATGCTCAGTTCTAG
- the pstA gene encoding phosphate ABC transporter permease PstA, with amino-acid sequence MLSSSTSAPTQAASLPPAPPAARRRLLLPRAGLRGRWERFWREGLPAIWASAAMLLCMVTMLVTILVLTLVRGLGQFWAQPLLRLESTSGPFLGTVQSTEAPPAGVAGERVQLRIGNRDLYGLDFRWFEPGDIRARSYPADGLVIEREENGNFHGFLRALQLGERVLSGEDAWKALPGEVRAARRLHRRLQDLDRLEGQDAQRLEERERLARDLASRVARLEDAGGREKTLPLEQIVRAYRPNAMGAAAKSRLYVARLWEFVSAQPRESNTEGGIMPALFGTVLMVLLMTVAVVPLGVVAALYLHEYARSGPLLRAVRLAVGNLAGVPSIVFGMFGLAFFVYGLGGSIDRLFFASTLPAPTFGTGGILWAALTLALLTLPVVVVATEEGLSAVPRATREASLALGATRWQTLWHVVLPQTVPGILTGVILAISRAAGEVAPLMLTGVVKLAPSLALDGSAPFVHLERKFMHLGFHIYDVSMQSPNVEAAKPMVYSTTLLLLLLVVALNASAIMVRTRMRRRYRGAVL; translated from the coding sequence ATGCTCAGTTCTAGCACCTCGGCTCCGACCCAAGCCGCCAGCCTGCCGCCGGCACCGCCAGCAGCGCGGCGACGACTGCTGCTGCCGCGGGCCGGGCTGCGGGGGCGCTGGGAGCGCTTCTGGCGCGAAGGCCTGCCCGCCATCTGGGCGAGCGCGGCGATGCTGCTCTGCATGGTCACGATGCTGGTCACGATCCTCGTCCTCACCCTCGTCCGCGGTCTCGGTCAATTCTGGGCCCAGCCGCTGCTGCGTCTCGAGAGCACGAGCGGCCCTTTCCTCGGGACGGTGCAATCCACCGAGGCACCGCCCGCGGGCGTTGCCGGCGAGCGTGTGCAGCTGCGCATCGGCAACCGCGATCTCTATGGGCTCGACTTCCGCTGGTTCGAGCCAGGGGACATCCGCGCCCGCTCCTACCCCGCCGATGGCCTGGTGATCGAACGGGAGGAGAACGGCAACTTCCACGGCTTCCTACGTGCGCTGCAACTGGGGGAGCGGGTGCTGTCCGGGGAGGACGCCTGGAAGGCTCTGCCCGGAGAGGTGCGCGCGGCGCGCCGTCTGCACCGCCGGCTGCAGGATCTCGACCGTCTCGAGGGACAGGACGCCCAGCGCCTCGAGGAACGCGAACGCCTGGCCCGCGACCTCGCCAGCCGCGTGGCGCGCTTGGAAGATGCCGGAGGCAGAGAGAAGACTCTGCCGCTCGAGCAAATCGTCCGGGCCTATCGCCCCAACGCCATGGGGGCCGCGGCGAAGAGCCGGCTGTACGTGGCGCGCTTGTGGGAATTCGTCTCGGCGCAGCCGCGGGAGTCCAACACCGAGGGTGGCATCATGCCGGCCCTCTTCGGCACCGTGCTCATGGTGCTGTTGATGACGGTGGCGGTGGTGCCGCTCGGGGTGGTGGCGGCGCTCTACCTGCACGAGTATGCGCGGAGCGGGCCGCTGCTCCGCGCCGTGCGCCTCGCGGTCGGCAATCTGGCTGGCGTGCCCTCCATCGTCTTCGGCATGTTCGGCCTCGCCTTCTTCGTCTACGGTCTGGGCGGGAGCATCGACCGGCTCTTCTTCGCTTCGACGCTGCCCGCACCGACGTTCGGCACCGGCGGTATCCTCTGGGCCGCTCTCACCCTGGCACTGCTCACCTTGCCCGTGGTCGTGGTGGCCACGGAGGAGGGGCTGTCCGCGGTGCCGCGGGCGACGCGCGAGGCCTCGCTGGCACTCGGCGCCACACGCTGGCAGACGCTCTGGCACGTGGTCCTTCCCCAGACCGTGCCGGGGATCCTGACCGGCGTCATCCTGGCCATCAGCCGTGCCGCCGGTGAGGTGGCGCCGCTCATGCTGACCGGGGTGGTGAAGCTGGCCCCGTCGCTGGCGCTGGACGGGTCGGCGCCGTTCGTGCATCTGGAGCGCAAGTTCATGCATCTCGGGTTTCACATCTACGACGTGTCCATGCAGTCGCCGAACGTGGAGGCGGCCAAGCCGATGGTCTACAGCACCACCTTGCTCCTTCTGCTCCTGGTGGTGGCGCTCAACGCCAGCGCCATCATGGTGCGCACTCGCATGCGCCGGCGTTATCGTGGGGCGGTCCTATGA
- the pstB gene encoding phosphate ABC transporter ATP-binding protein PstB, translating into MSAPGTPPRQEDLSLDPTLQPFAPQAEPPEPLAVETRALRFYYGETEALKNISMQIPRNQVTAFIGPSGCGKSTLLRCFNRMNDMIEGSRVVGKVLVDEEDIYQTDVKLEELRKKVGMVFQKSNPFPMSLVENLTFGPRMRGIKERSRLEEIVETSLRRADLWREVKDRLKESALSLSGGQQQRLCIARALANEPSIVLMDEPASALDPISTAKIEETIFELKRDYTIVIVTHNMQQAARCSDLTAFFYLGELIECNRTEQVFSRPEKKQTEDYITGKFG; encoded by the coding sequence ATGAGCGCCCCGGGAACCCCGCCGCGCCAGGAGGATCTGAGTCTGGATCCCACGCTCCAGCCGTTCGCACCGCAGGCGGAGCCGCCGGAACCGCTGGCGGTTGAGACGCGGGCGCTGCGGTTCTACTATGGCGAGACCGAAGCGCTGAAGAACATCAGCATGCAGATCCCACGCAACCAGGTGACCGCCTTCATCGGTCCTTCGGGTTGCGGGAAATCGACGCTGCTGCGCTGCTTCAACCGCATGAACGACATGATCGAGGGCTCCCGCGTCGTGGGCAAGGTGCTGGTGGACGAAGAGGACATCTACCAGACCGACGTCAAGCTGGAGGAGCTGCGCAAGAAGGTGGGGATGGTGTTCCAGAAGTCGAACCCCTTCCCCATGAGCCTGGTCGAGAACCTCACCTTCGGACCGCGCATGCGGGGCATCAAGGAGCGTTCCCGGCTGGAGGAGATCGTGGAGACCTCGCTGCGCCGCGCCGACCTCTGGCGCGAGGTGAAGGACCGGCTCAAGGAGTCGGCGCTGTCGCTCTCCGGCGGGCAGCAGCAGCGCCTCTGCATCGCCCGGGCCCTGGCCAACGAGCCCAGCATCGTGCTCATGGACGAGCCCGCCTCGGCCCTGGACCCGATCTCGACCGCCAAGATCGAGGAGACGATCTTCGAGCTCAAGCGCGATTACACCATCGTCATCGTCACTCACAACATGCAACAAGCGGCGCGCTGCTCCGATCTCACGGCGTTTTTCTATCTCGGCGAGCTGATCGAGTGCAATCGCACCGAGCAGGTGTTCAGTCGGCCGGAGAAGAAACAAACCGAGGACTACATCACCGGCAAGTTCGGTTGA
- the phoU gene encoding phosphate signaling complex protein PhoU, with translation MEFGKQGSKKRHFERELDELKQRILRMGGIVEDLFLRSIEALSERDRTLLAEANRIEAEIDAEEVQIEEDCLKLVALYQPVAGDLRFIASVLKINAELERMGDLALHIAERAHDLAAHPGMPVPPDLRRIAADVQRMVRSSLESLVHQDSELALQVLQADHEVDDLHRFMFQHVAQALRVNPDLAEPLLHLLSASRHLERIADSATNIAEDVYYLVEGQIIRHRAGMG, from the coding sequence ATGGAGTTCGGCAAGCAAGGTTCGAAGAAACGGCATTTCGAACGGGAGCTGGACGAGCTGAAGCAGCGCATCTTGCGCATGGGCGGGATCGTGGAGGATCTCTTCCTGCGCTCGATCGAGGCGCTTTCCGAGCGCGACCGCACGCTCCTCGCCGAGGCGAACCGCATCGAGGCGGAGATCGACGCCGAGGAAGTGCAGATCGAAGAAGATTGTCTGAAGCTGGTCGCCCTCTACCAGCCGGTGGCGGGGGACCTGCGTTTCATCGCCTCGGTGCTGAAGATCAACGCCGAGCTGGAGCGCATGGGCGACTTGGCGCTGCACATCGCCGAGCGTGCCCACGATCTGGCGGCGCACCCCGGCATGCCCGTGCCCCCGGACCTGCGGCGCATCGCCGCCGACGTGCAACGTATGGTGCGGAGCAGTCTCGAGTCCCTGGTGCATCAGGATTCCGAGCTGGCGCTGCAGGTGCTGCAGGCGGACCACGAGGTGGACGACCTGCACCGTTTCATGTTCCAGCACGTGGCACAGGCGCTGCGGGTCAACCCGGATCTCGCCGAGCCCCTCCTGCACCTCCTCTCGGCCTCGCGGCATCTGGAGCGCATCGCCGACTCGGCGACGAACATCGCCGAGGACGTCTACTATCTGGTAGAAGGACAGATCATCCGCCATCGCGCCGGCATGGGTTGA
- a CDS encoding homoserine dehydrogenase, with translation MRALLLGFGNVGRKLAEILTVERPQHPGLHSLDLELCGIVTRSHGALVAAPGAALDLASALTAYRTRGGFAKENPQYTSLQALEAVRTLDYDVLVELTVLSIREQGEPALSHLREALRRGRHVVTANKGPIAFAYQELAALAQAQGVQLLHESAVMDGAPLFNLVGSSLKGCTLQAVSGILNSTTNFVLQAMEHGVSLPEAVATAQAEGFAEADPRHDLEGWDAAAKITVLANALMGAMQTPFAVEREGITAVTPERVREVLSRGKRLKLVCRAWRDAGQVRTRVALEELPAAHPFCTLSGNGSVVRLETDLMGPILVAQEEPTLSDTAYGVLNDLLTLAES, from the coding sequence ATGCGGGCGCTGCTGCTCGGGTTCGGCAACGTGGGCCGCAAGCTGGCAGAGATCTTGACCGTCGAGCGCCCCCAACATCCGGGCCTCCACAGCCTCGACCTGGAACTCTGCGGCATCGTCACCCGTTCCCACGGCGCGCTGGTGGCGGCACCTGGCGCCGCTCTCGACTTGGCGTCGGCGCTCACGGCATACCGTACCCGCGGCGGCTTCGCGAAAGAGAACCCTCAGTACACATCCCTTCAGGCTCTCGAGGCGGTGCGGACGCTGGACTACGATGTCCTCGTCGAGCTCACCGTACTTTCCATCCGTGAGCAGGGCGAGCCGGCCCTTTCCCACCTGCGCGAGGCGCTGCGGCGCGGCCGCCACGTGGTGACCGCCAACAAGGGGCCCATCGCCTTCGCCTACCAGGAGCTCGCGGCGCTCGCCCAGGCCCAGGGCGTGCAGCTCCTGCACGAGTCCGCCGTCATGGATGGCGCCCCGCTCTTCAACCTGGTGGGGAGCTCGCTCAAGGGCTGCACGCTGCAGGCGGTCTCGGGGATTCTCAACTCGACGACGAACTTCGTGCTCCAGGCCATGGAGCACGGCGTTTCCCTCCCGGAAGCGGTGGCCACGGCGCAGGCCGAGGGCTTCGCCGAGGCCGATCCGCGTCACGACCTGGAAGGCTGGGACGCGGCAGCGAAGATCACGGTGCTGGCCAACGCCCTCATGGGCGCGATGCAGACGCCCTTCGCGGTGGAAAGAGAGGGCATCACCGCGGTCACACCGGAGCGGGTGCGGGAGGTGCTCTCGCGCGGCAAGAGGCTCAAGCTCGTCTGCCGTGCTTGGCGCGACGCTGGGCAGGTGCGCACCCGCGTGGCCCTGGAAGAGCTCCCCGCCGCGCATCCCTTCTGCACCCTGAGCGGCAACGGTTCGGTAGTACGCCTCGAGACCGACCTCATGGGTCCGATCCTCGTGGCGCAGGAGGAGCCGACACTCTCCGACACCGCTTACGGCGTCCTCAACGACCTGCTGACGCTTGCGGAGTCGTGA
- a CDS encoding S9 family peptidase, with translation MIRVARSLALAAVLAATLTALGALPTLGEPPPLVPRALFLGNPVKTGATVSPDGKRLAYLAPSDKGVLNVWIRTVGGKDDRMVTQDEKRPIRTHFWAEDGRHLLYMQDVAGKENFHLHAVDVEKGGTRDLTPFEGVRATNPEMQREHPNEVLVGLNKRDKHFFDMHRLDLTTGEVKLDTENPGDVESWVVDAGFVVRGALAQNQSDGRHIIRVRDTANSPWRDLLSAPNDDVLEPVDFSADGKSLFVETSLGTDTNRLVRVDLATGKEVEVLATDRRCDVGPFFVQPDRHVVQAVGCNYTRLEWKVLDPSVQDDFAGLKKVRDGDFIISGRDRADKTWIVRYTLDDGPVAFYAWDRTAKKATFLFVIQPELEKVKLSKMEPVVIPARDGLPLVCYLTKPLGGATEKLPMVLYVHGGPWGRDTWGYNSAVQWLANRGYAVLQVNFRASTGFGKKFVSAGNLQWGGAMQDDLSDAVAWATKQGIADPQRIAIMGGSYGGYATLAGLTFTPELYACGVDIVGPSNLKTLLGAIPPYWATDRKTFELRMGAVDRDSLLNQKMSPLFHVDKIRSPLLVGQGLNDPRVNVRESDQIVAAMRAKGLPVEYVVYTDEGHGFARQENRLDFYGRAEVFLAKYLGGRAEPFTPVPGASAEVREPVTTPQASAGR, from the coding sequence ATGATCCGGGTCGCCCGCTCGCTCGCTCTCGCCGCCGTCCTCGCCGCCACGCTCACCGCCCTTGGGGCGCTCCCTACCCTGGGCGAGCCGCCGCCTCTCGTGCCCCGGGCGCTCTTCCTCGGCAATCCGGTAAAGACCGGAGCCACGGTGTCGCCGGACGGCAAGCGTCTAGCCTACCTGGCGCCTTCGGACAAGGGCGTGCTCAACGTCTGGATTCGCACCGTCGGCGGCAAGGACGACCGCATGGTGACGCAGGACGAGAAGCGCCCCATCCGCACCCATTTCTGGGCGGAGGACGGCCGGCACCTCCTCTACATGCAGGACGTGGCGGGCAAAGAGAACTTCCACTTGCACGCCGTCGATGTGGAGAAGGGCGGCACCCGGGACCTCACCCCCTTCGAGGGAGTGCGGGCGACGAACCCCGAAATGCAGCGCGAGCATCCGAACGAGGTCCTGGTCGGACTCAACAAGCGCGACAAGCACTTCTTCGACATGCATCGCCTCGACCTCACCACGGGCGAGGTGAAGCTGGACACGGAGAACCCCGGCGACGTGGAGAGCTGGGTGGTGGATGCCGGCTTCGTCGTCCGCGGCGCCCTGGCGCAGAACCAGAGCGACGGCCGCCACATCATCCGGGTGCGCGATACGGCGAACTCACCCTGGCGTGATTTGCTCAGCGCCCCCAACGATGACGTCCTCGAACCGGTGGATTTCAGCGCCGATGGCAAGAGTCTGTTCGTGGAAACTTCCCTCGGCACCGATACCAACCGTCTCGTGCGCGTGGACCTGGCCACGGGTAAGGAAGTGGAGGTCCTGGCCACGGACCGGCGCTGCGATGTCGGCCCCTTCTTCGTCCAGCCCGACCGCCATGTCGTGCAAGCGGTGGGCTGCAACTACACGCGGCTCGAGTGGAAGGTGCTGGACCCGAGCGTGCAGGACGACTTCGCGGGCCTGAAGAAGGTGCGCGACGGCGACTTCATCATCAGTGGCCGGGACCGGGCCGACAAGACCTGGATCGTGCGCTACACCCTGGACGACGGGCCCGTGGCCTTCTACGCCTGGGACCGGACGGCGAAGAAAGCCACCTTCCTCTTCGTCATCCAGCCCGAGCTGGAGAAGGTGAAGCTCTCGAAGATGGAGCCCGTGGTCATCCCGGCCCGCGACGGCCTGCCCCTGGTGTGCTACTTGACCAAGCCTCTCGGCGGCGCCACCGAGAAGCTGCCCATGGTTCTCTACGTGCACGGCGGACCCTGGGGGCGCGACACCTGGGGCTACAACTCCGCGGTGCAGTGGCTGGCGAACCGCGGCTACGCCGTATTGCAGGTCAACTTCCGCGCCTCGACCGGCTTCGGCAAGAAGTTCGTGAGCGCCGGCAACCTGCAATGGGGCGGCGCGATGCAGGACGATCTGAGCGACGCGGTGGCCTGGGCCACGAAGCAAGGCATCGCCGATCCGCAGCGCATCGCCATCATGGGCGGCTCCTATGGTGGTTACGCCACCCTCGCCGGCCTCACCTTCACGCCGGAGCTCTATGCCTGCGGCGTGGACATCGTGGGACCGTCGAACCTGAAGACGCTCCTCGGCGCGATCCCGCCCTACTGGGCCACGGATCGCAAGACCTTCGAGCTCCGCATGGGCGCCGTGGACCGGGATTCGCTGCTGAACCAGAAGATGTCGCCGCTCTTCCACGTCGACAAGATCCGCTCGCCTCTCCTCGTCGGCCAGGGGCTCAACGATCCCCGGGTCAACGTCCGCGAGTCGGACCAGATCGTGGCGGCGATGCGAGCGAAAGGCTTGCCGGTGGAGTACGTGGTGTACACCGACGAGGGCCACGGTTTCGCCCGGCAGGAGAACCGGCTCGACTTCTACGGCCGGGCCGAGGTTTTCCTCGCCAAGTATCTCGGCGGTCGCGCCGAACCGTTCACACCGGTCCCGGGCGCTTCGGCAGAGGTACGCGAGCCGGTCACGACTCCGCAAGCGTCAGCAGGTCGTTGA